GACGCGATCGGGAGCGGCCGGGTTCACCGGAAACGGAAAATGCGCGTTCTGGCCCATCAGCGAGAAAGCGAACTCGTCGGTCTGCGTCTTGCCGATGAAGCGCGCGCCGGCGTCGAGAATCATCTGCACGGCCGGTGCCGTGCTGGACGCGGCATGCGCCTCGTCGAACTTCACCGGATTGCCGCAACCGGTGCGGTAGCCGGCGACGTCGTAAATGTCCTTTACCGCCAGCCTGAGCCCGGCCAGCGGCCCCAGTTCCGCATTGGCGACCGGCATGCGGCGCAGGTCGAGAAAGGCGTTGAGCGGGCCGTGCGTGCCTGGCATCGTTCGATATCCGTACACAGTAGGCCCAGCATTGTTCGATGCCGGAAATTTTACAACCTGGAGTACGATTTTTATTGATTGTGAAATCTTTCGATCTTATATCGCGCTTGCCCAAAGTCGCACGTGCCTGTGGGTGTCCGCCGATCCTCGAATGGTGAGGGAAATCGGTAAGGTAACTGGAGCTAACCCCTCCAGTCGGTCTAGCGGCCAACCGCCAGCCCGAGGACACCTTGAAGCAACGACGGTGCGGGCCTTTCTGGTGTTCTGCCGGTCGTCCAAAGACCGGGGTTACTGAAGAGGCACACCTTCATTGCCGGTAGTGCGGACGGGTCTCCCATCCAAGCCAAGGCAGACAAAGCGAACCGAGGCCGGGCAAGGCCAAGGTTCACCGCCGCGAGACGGCGTTTCATGGTTCCGGGGTCTCCACCGGCTGGTTCCATGAATTTCCGTCCCGCCTTTGTTTGACCGCGCGTCGCGAGGCCGAGAGCCCGCGTCCGCAGCCTTATTGCGCGCCGCAAGGCGTTAATGGAGAGACCCCGATGGCCACTCAGCGCATCCTCGACTTCCTCGCCACCCGACGTCCGTCCGGCCCCTGCCTCGTCGTCGACCTCGATGTCGTGCGCGACAATTTCCGCGCCTTCGAAAAGGCGCTGCCCGATTCCCGGATCTACTATGCGGTGAAAGCAAACCCGGCGCAGGAAATCCTGCGCCTGCTTGCTGCGATGGGCTCGTCCTTCGACACCGCTTCCGTTGCCGAAGTCGAGATGGCGATGGATGCCGGTGCGCCGGCGGACCGCATCTCCTTCGGCAACACCATCAAGAAGGAGCGTGATATTGCACGCGCCTACCAGCTCGGCATTCGGCTGTTCGCCGTCGACTGCGTCGAGGAAGTCGACAAGATCGCCCGCGTCGCTCCCGGCGCGCGCGTGTTCTGCCGCGTTTTGACCGACGGCGAAGGCGCCGAGTGGCCGCTGTCGCGCAAGTTCGGCTGCGTGCCGGCGATGGCCGTCGACGTGCTGCGCCATGCCAGGACGCTCGGCCTCGACGCCTATGGCGTGTCGTTCCATGTCGGCTCGCAGCAGACCGACCTGACGGCGTGGGACCGTGCGCTGGCCGACGCCAAGAAGGTGTTCGCCACGCTCGCCGATGAAGGCATCGTCCTCAAGATGGTCAATATGGGCGGCGGTTTCCCGACGCGCTATCTGCGTGACGTGCCGGCGGCCCAGGCCTATGGCCAGGCCATCTTCTCGGCGCTGCGCAAGCATTTCGGCAATGCGATCCCTGAGACCATCATCGAGCCGGGTCGCGGCATGGTCGGCAATGCCGGCGTCATCAAGTCGGAAGTCGTGCTGATCTCGAAGAAGGCCGAAAACGACAATGTGCGCTGGGTGTTCCTCGACATCGGCAAGTTCGGCGGTCTGGCCGAGACGATGGACGAGGCGATCCGCTATCCGATCGTCACCCGCCATGACGGTTCGGAGACCGCACCTTGCGTGCTCGCCGGCCCGACCTGCGATTCGGCCGACGTGATGTACGAGAAGACGCCGTATCCGCTGCCTCTGTCGCTGACCATCGGCGACGATGTGCTGATCGAAGGCACCGGCGCCTACACGACCACCTACTCGGCGGTCGCCTTCAACGGCTTCGAGCCTCTCCGATCCTACGTGATCTGACGGCTTCGGCCTTCAGATCACCCCAGGCGGACGTTTGCGTCCGCCCGGGTTCGCCTGTGGAACAAGCTCCGCTCGTGAAGGATCGCGGAAATGGACATTGTAAATTACATTGACGGCATTGGATTCTCCCCCCTCGAGGGGGAGATGGCAGGCAGGCCAGAGGGGGTCGTCTCGCGTGAAGCGCCGGCATCCCTCGTCCACGACGCGGTGTCGCGTCAGGTCGTGCCGACCCCCTCTGTCGCCTTCGGCGACATCTCCCCCTCGAGGGGGGAGAGTGCCCGCGCCATTCCCATCGTCGCCGAAACTGCGGCAGACATTGCATTGCGTGAAGCGTTGCTCGATCGCGCCATGGGGCCGATGCGGCGCAAGAAATCGTCGGAGAAGCTGCGGCGTGGCCGCCGGCCTTCCGAAGGCCTCGCTTTTATCGTGCGCGATGCAGCCGGCGCGGTTGCTGGTACGGTGCGGCTGTGGGACGTGCGTCTGGGCGAGGGTGGCCCGGGAGCACTTCTGCTCGGACCGCTCGCCGTCGATCCGGCGCTGAAGAACGCCGGCATCGGCTCGGCGCTGATGCGCCATGCTTTGGCCGAGGCCGCGCGTCTCGGCCATGCCGCGGTGCTGCTGGTCGGCGATGTGCCTTACTATGGCCGCTTCGGCTTCTCGGCGGAGAAGACCGGCGCGCTCGCCATGCCTGGTCCGTACGAGCGGCACCGCCTGCTGGCGCTGGAACTGATCGATGGTGCGCTCGACGGCGCGCATGGCACGCTGAAGGCTGCAGGTCGCAAGCTCAAGGCACAGAGGCTGTCGCTGGCCGCCTGATTGTCCAAAAACAAACGCCGCCGCCGGTCCTTTGCATTTCAGCGAGGGCGGCGTTTTGTTTTTGCGAAGGGCTCAGCCGATCAGTTGGCTGAGCGCCATGGCGACCGACATATCGCCTTCGACCTTTATCTTGCCGGACATGAACGCCATGGTCGGGTTGAGGTCGCCGGCGATCAGCGAATCCAGATCGTCGAGCGACAGCTTTATGGTGCAGTCGGTCGGCGCGTCGGTGGTCGAGACGGTTGCGCCGTCGATGACGATGACGCCGTTGCTGCCGGTATCGAACTTCACGGAATGTTCGAACCCGGCGCTCGCCACGCGCGACCTCATCTTCTCGGCAATATCCTGAACGCTCATGACTGTTCTCCTGGTCTCGTTGCGTTTTGCCGCGCTTCAGTGACCGGCCTCCGCCGAAGTCGCTGTCTCGCGCGTACCGCGATCCTGGTCGCTTGGCGCATATAGCTTCGAGTTGACGTAAACGTCAACGCGCGACGCGTCATCTCGTTTCAGTCGGAAGGAATGCGGCAGAGAACATTCGCCCTGCGACGAAGGTTAGTGTTCAGCAGCGGGCTTCGCCGCCTCGGCCTGGGCCGATTCCGCCGGGGCCGGTTCGGTCGGCGTGGCCGGATCCTTGCGGCGGCGCATGGCGTTGTCGCGGATTTCGTCCTTGGTCAGGAAGTTGACCTGGTCGATCAGCACTTCATGCACCAGGTCGGCGCCGACGCGGGCGTTGACGGTGTCGCGTATGGCCTTGCGGAAGGCATCGAGATCGATGGTTTCCTTCTTGGTGAAGTCGATCTGCGGATTGGAGTAGAGATAGGAATAGACCTGATCGGTCATCAGCGCTTCGGCCGGGATCGACATCTTCTTTATCTCGGCCGGCTCGACCGTGTAGACGAGCTTGGTGAGGAAATAGCCGTCGATCTTGGAATCGCGGACCAGCGGCACCGAGATGATGTCGGTCTTGACGTAGTCGAGGCCACCCAGCATCGGTTTCGGCGTCTCGCCGACGCCGCGCTCACCGGCCGCCTGGAACGAATAGAACACCGCGCCAAGCGTGGCGGCGCAGATCCAGATCGCGGCGGCGATGAATTTGATCACCGGTTGTTCCCGCCTGTTGCCGAAATCATCAGCTCGCCCAACCGAATTCGCCGGCCGAATAGGTGCCGTCGGCTTCGGCGCGCTGAATGGCGTTCTTCAACAGCGTGGCGACTTCGTTGACCGCGTTGAGGTGGGCGAGGATTGCAGCCTCGTTTTTCGCGAGCTTCTGGCGCAGCCGCGCCAGACTGTCGCGATGCTGTTCCAGGAATTCGATCTCGTTGGCGCCCTTCATGGCGCGGGTCAGCTCATAGAGGTAGCGGCTCTTGCGGGCGTTGGAGGCCTTGAGATCATAGCTGGTGTCGTTCTTCAAACCGGCCGTCTCTTCCTCGACCGCTTCCTCGATGCGGCCGATGATGGCGGCAAGGTTGCCCGGCCGTGCAAACGGGATCGGCGCTTCGGACGTACGCGCCGGCAGGTTGGAAGAGTATTTTGAAAAATCGGCCATTGAAAATCCTGGTCTAGATCTTGATTTCGGTTTTGATGGTCGTCTCGTCGCCGGTCATCGACCGTGCGGCCTTGCGCTGCAATTCCTCGACCAGCGAGGTGGACAGCCGGGTCTGCTGGTCGATCTCGGTCTTGTGCGGCCCGGTTGACACCGGGCCGATCGGCACGGTGCGCTTGCCGTCCTTGTAGTGGTCGGCGAGCAGCGATTTGGCGATGCCGATCCCGCCGCGCTCGGCCATGACGTCGGCGACACGCTCGGCAAGCTGCGATTTCCACATGTCGCCGGCCAGCCCCTTGCCGTAGACGCCCTCGGTGTCCTTGGGCAGCATGTTTTGGATGAAGGTCTGCAAGACCATCGCCTCGAACTTCTTGAACTTGCTGGCGGGATCGGCATTTGCGGCGGCCGTGTCGGCGGTAGCGCGCGACAGGATCGAGCCGGCATCGACCGAAGCAGCCATGTCGACAGAAAAATTACCGCCAACGCCGTTGGCCCGCTTGGCCAGCGCGGCACGGGCAGCCTCGATATCCGCCGGGTCGACGGCTCGGGCAACATCGAGAACGATGTCACTGGGTGGAGAAATCGCCAAGAAAGTCCGCCTCTTTGCCGGGTTTCCTGAGCGACCATGCCGCAACAAGCTTGTGGCAGGCTTGCCGGTTTGAAATCCTTCGCCGGATGCTGGGCCATTGCTATCAGCAGCGGCAAGTCCGGCTGGGTCGATGCGATCTGGTCGTTTGCGGTGGGCGCTGCCGGTGTCGCCATGGTCAGATCGTAGGTGGCGTAGGCGCAGAGGCCGAACACGGCGCCGTACACCCAATACAGCCCGCCGCACGGAACGAAACCGAACGCCGTCCGCAAGTGACGCGGCTCTAACTTCCGATTATTCCTGCCCGCGCCTCTGCGCGATCAGATCGAGCCGGTCGCGGTCGGAGCGTTCGCGTTCGTCCTGTCGGCGCACGTCCTTGTAGGCGCGCTCGACCATGTTGGTGCGCGCCGTCGCAGTGGCGATGAGCGTGATCTCCTGCCTGGCGCTTTCCAGGCTCGCTTCCTGCCGGACCAGCGCATTGGCGATGCGGCGATGGTAGAGGTCAGGGAACAGCACCGCCAGCGACTGATCGGCCTCGAAATGCTGGACAAGTTCCCTGGCTTCGGTCTCGGCGGTTGCGGCCGCCGCCAGGAAGGCCGCATGGCGCGTCTCGTGCAGGGCCTTCAGCTGCTCCTGCACCTTGACCAGTTTCTTCAGCCGTTCCATGCGCGTGCTCATCTCACCTCGCCAGCGTCAGGTCGACAAAGCCGTCGACGAACAGCGACAGCATGGTGCCGATGGCGAAGTAGAAGATGATCATGCCGCCGGCGATGACGAAAGGCAGCGAGATGAAGTAGACCGGGATCTGCGGCGTCAGCTTGTTGACGAAGCCGATCGTCAAATTGACCAGAATGGCATAGGCGATGAATGGGCTGCCGAGCCGGATGACCAGGAAGAAGGCGTCCGACACCGTGTCGGTGAGATCGACCAGGGCGGCCTGGGGATTGAAGAAGGCGTTGACCGGCGCCACCGTGTAGGAGGCGACCAGAGCGCGGATGATCTCGTGGTCGAAATCGAAGACGAAGAGCAGCAGCAACGCTGAAAACGAGATGATGGCGGCGAGGGCCGCCTGCGGCTCTGGCTCCTCGATCGCCGGGCCGCCGGTGCCACCATAGCCGATCAGCATGGCAATGGCCGAGCCCATGAAGCGCAGCGCTTCCATGTAAAGCCTGGTCATGGCGCCGATCAGCCCGCCGACCAAAAGTTCCGAAATGATCATCGGTGCCAGCACCTGCGGACGCGCATCGACGAAGGGAAAGATCTTGTCCCACAGGAAGGCGAGCAGGCCACCGGTGGCGGCGATCGACACGAACAGCCGGACCTGGACCGGCACGCGGGCGCTGGACAGGCCCGGCATCAGCATGAAGCAGGCGCCGATGCGACAGAAGGCGAGGAAGGCGGCGATGACGACGCCTTGCGACAGTATGTTCACGAGATCGTCCCGAGCACCTTGATCTCGACGCCCTTGGCGATTTCGACATGGGAGAGAACGGGAAGCGTCGTGAACAGGCGCTCGATGATCATGCGCACATAGGGGCGAGCATCGGGCGCGGTGACGAGGACAAAACGCTCGCCGGCCTCGAGATGCTTGCGGATCGCCTTGGTCGCGTCCTGGCCGAATTCCTCCAGCTGGCGCGGGTCGATGTCGAATTCGCGCACCTCGCCCTTGGCGTCGCGCTTGAGGCTCTGGTGGAAGGCGAGGTCCCAGCGGTTGCCGAGGCGCAGCACCTTGAGCATGCCGCCCTCGGAGAGATCGCCGCAGATCTGCTGGGCCATGCGGATGCGGACATGCTCGACGATCTGCTCGGTGCGGCGCACATGCGGCGCGATCTCGGCGATAGCCTCGATGATCAAATGCAGGTTGCGGATCGATACGCGTTCGGCCAGCAGCAATTTCAGCACCGCCTGCAGGCCGGGATAGGAGATGTGCGAGGTGCAGATCTCGTCGGCGAGCTTGCGGTATTCCGGATCCTGGCGCTCGAGCAGCGCCTTCATGTCCTTGTAGGACAGAAGCTGCGGCAGGTTGTTGCGGATCACCTCGGACAAATGGGTGAGCAGCACCGACATGTTGTCGGCAAAGGTATAGTTCTCGCGCTTCAGATCCTCGGCGAAGGTTTCGAGCACCGAGAAGGCGCGCATGCCGAAGGCCGGCTCGCGGATTTCCTCGCCGGGAACGTCGGGCAAATCCCGGTTGCCGAGCAGCACCATGATCTCGCCGACGCGCATCTGGTATTCGGCGACGACGGTGCCGTGGACCTTGATCTGATAGCTTTTCGGCGGGATGCCGAAATCGTCGGCGACGCGCACTTCCGGCACGACGAAGCCATATTGCGTGGCAAATTTCTTGCGCATCTTGGCCATGCGGAACACCAGTTCCTGATGCGACACCAGCAGCCGCGTCGACAGCTGTTTGCCGATCAGAAGCTCGATCTCGGCGGTGGTCAGCGAAGCCTTGACCGAGTTCTTCTCTTCCTCGACCTTGTTCGCCTTCTCCAGATCCTTGATCGCTTCGGCGGCGGCAGCCTCGCGGTTGGCGCGCATCGGGATGACGTAGCCAAGGCCGGCCATGCCGGCGGCTAGCGTGAAGAACGGGAA
This region of Mesorhizobium sp. C432A genomic DNA includes:
- the flhA gene encoding flagellar biosynthesis protein FlhA, giving the protein MAVSESLATGTVAKNGRDVFFAIGIVIILAVLFLPIPAFLIDIGLAFSIALSVLILMVALWIQRPLDFSSFPTVLLIATMLRLSLNIATTRMILSHGNEGTHAAGYVIAGFSKLVMASDFVIGLIVFMILIVVNFIVITKGATRIAEVGARFTLDAIPGKQMSIDADLSAGMIDDKTAQLRRRELEEESSFFGSMDGASKFVRGDAIAGLIITAINIVGGIAIGYIRHGMGMGEAADVFIKLSVGDGLVTQIPALIVSLAAGLLVSKGGTRGSTNQAVFGQLGAHPRALYVAASLLVLLGLMPGLPFFPFFTLAAGMAGLGYVIPMRANREAAAAEAIKDLEKANKVEEEKNSVKASLTTAEIELLIGKQLSTRLLVSHQELVFRMAKMRKKFATQYGFVVPEVRVADDFGIPPKSYQIKVHGTVVAEYQMRVGEIMVLLGNRDLPDVPGEEIREPAFGMRAFSVLETFAEDLKRENYTFADNMSVLLTHLSEVIRNNLPQLLSYKDMKALLERQDPEYRKLADEICTSHISYPGLQAVLKLLLAERVSIRNLHLIIEAIAEIAPHVRRTEQIVEHVRIRMAQQICGDLSEGGMLKVLRLGNRWDLAFHQSLKRDAKGEVREFDIDPRQLEEFGQDATKAIRKHLEAGERFVLVTAPDARPYVRMIIERLFTTLPVLSHVEIAKGVEIKVLGTIS
- a CDS encoding rod-binding protein: MAISPPSDIVLDVARAVDPADIEAARAALAKRANGVGGNFSVDMAASVDAGSILSRATADTAAANADPASKFKKFEAMVLQTFIQNMLPKDTEGVYGKGLAGDMWKSQLAERVADVMAERGGIGIAKSLLADHYKDGKRTVPIGPVSTGPHKTEIDQQTRLSTSLVEELQRKAARSMTGDETTIKTEIKI
- the odc2 gene encoding ornithine/lysine decarboxylase, which encodes MATQRILDFLATRRPSGPCLVVDLDVVRDNFRAFEKALPDSRIYYAVKANPAQEILRLLAAMGSSFDTASVAEVEMAMDAGAPADRISFGNTIKKERDIARAYQLGIRLFAVDCVEEVDKIARVAPGARVFCRVLTDGEGAEWPLSRKFGCVPAMAVDVLRHARTLGLDAYGVSFHVGSQQTDLTAWDRALADAKKVFATLADEGIVLKMVNMGGGFPTRYLRDVPAAQAYGQAIFSALRKHFGNAIPETIIEPGRGMVGNAGVIKSEVVLISKKAENDNVRWVFLDIGKFGGLAETMDEAIRYPIVTRHDGSETAPCVLAGPTCDSADVMYEKTPYPLPLSLTIGDDVLIEGTGAYTTTYSAVAFNGFEPLRSYVI
- the fliR gene encoding flagellar biosynthetic protein FliR; translation: MNILSQGVVIAAFLAFCRIGACFMLMPGLSSARVPVQVRLFVSIAATGGLLAFLWDKIFPFVDARPQVLAPMIISELLVGGLIGAMTRLYMEALRFMGSAIAMLIGYGGTGGPAIEEPEPQAALAAIISFSALLLLFVFDFDHEIIRALVASYTVAPVNAFFNPQAALVDLTDTVSDAFFLVIRLGSPFIAYAILVNLTIGFVNKLTPQIPVYFISLPFVIAGGMIIFYFAIGTMLSLFVDGFVDLTLAR
- a CDS encoding N-acetyltransferase — translated: MAGRPEGVVSREAPASLVHDAVSRQVVPTPSVAFGDISPSRGESARAIPIVAETAADIALREALLDRAMGPMRRKKSSEKLRRGRRPSEGLAFIVRDAAGAVAGTVRLWDVRLGEGGPGALLLGPLAVDPALKNAGIGSALMRHALAEAARLGHAAVLLVGDVPYYGRFGFSAEKTGALAMPGPYERHRLLALELIDGALDGAHGTLKAAGRKLKAQRLSLAA
- a CDS encoding SCP2 sterol-binding domain-containing protein, with protein sequence MSVQDIAEKMRSRVASAGFEHSVKFDTGSNGVIVIDGATVSTTDAPTDCTIKLSLDDLDSLIAGDLNPTMAFMSGKIKVEGDMSVAMALSQLIG